A genomic window from Ignavibacteria bacterium includes:
- a CDS encoding LysE family transporter: MIYTLLYSLIAGIITGFIVSVPPLGPIAFALISKGFKGEVKDGMAIAAGSAFMDMVYAIIAFGGISLFISFLPVSFEQAINGNINTIQIILTYAGCAVVIVYGIKIMRTKLDLEKFEAKESEHLSKAKGRAKEFAAKSHVPQGESNFFGQFLMGVMLCISSITLPASWVILVGYVKSFGVLDSSVLGGFLFAVGAFSGTVLWFWLLLKLITGNKHRINKNTISKLNFYAGIVLIVLGIFLFSKATGTIFDIF; encoded by the coding sequence ATGATATATACTCTTTTATACTCGCTGATTGCAGGAATTATTACGGGTTTTATTGTATCAGTGCCTCCGTTGGGTCCTATAGCCTTTGCGCTTATATCAAAAGGATTTAAAGGTGAAGTAAAAGACGGAATGGCTATTGCCGCAGGTTCTGCTTTTATGGATATGGTATATGCAATAATTGCTTTCGGAGGGATATCCCTGTTTATTTCTTTTTTACCTGTAAGCTTTGAGCAGGCTATAAACGGTAATATTAATACTATCCAGATCATTTTAACTTATGCAGGATGTGCAGTTGTAATTGTTTACGGAATTAAAATTATGCGCACAAAGCTGGATCTTGAAAAATTTGAAGCCAAAGAATCTGAACATTTAAGCAAAGCAAAAGGCAGGGCAAAAGAATTTGCGGCAAAATCACATGTGCCCCAGGGAGAATCAAATTTCTTCGGACAATTTTTAATGGGGGTGATGCTTTGCATTTCATCAATCACACTTCCGGCATCCTGGGTAATTTTGGTTGGCTATGTAAAAAGCTTTGGAGTTCTTGATAGTTCCGTTCTGGGCGGCTTTCTTTTTGCTGTCGGCGCATTTTCAGGAACTGTTCTGTGGTTCTGGCTTTTGTTAAAACTTATTACAGGCAATAAGCACAGGATAAATAAAAATACGATCAGTAAGCTGAATTTTTATGCTGGTATAGTTTTAATTGTTTTAGGAATTTTTTTATTCAGCAAAGCTACAGGTACAATATTCGATATTTTCTAG